The stretch of DNA gattataacCAAAGATGAGTGCTTAGACTTGAAATAATAAGTCAACGTTTAGAGTCAGCAAGTTAccttttatttacattacacattacaaacattatatttcttttactttgaaacacaATCCATAAAACCGAAAAAAATCACTGAGGACTCTTATACTGAAATCCATTTATTGGGTAACTTCCGGTTATGGCGTTTAGGTACTAGCATCGAGGCAACCGTGTGCATAAGTGAGTAATTGTTGAAATAAACGAATAACGACAAAAATTACAGTCGTGAAATGGATATTCTTAAAGCAGAAATCGCAAGGAAGAGGAAACTCATCGAGGAAAAACAGCTTGTTGACGTGAGTTGCTGATTaagttgcttgtttttgttagcTTGGTAGCCCGATTGCTAATATTGACTAGCATTAACTTAGTTCAGACAACGTTGTCTTTCCAAAATCATCGATGTTTTTATCAACACGTTTTTACAAATGTGTGGGTACAGCGCTGAACCTCACAGATATTACAAGATGTAGTTAACGTTAGTGTGTTAAAGATAGACATGTAATTCACGTATTGTTTAAGCAAATAGTTAATTAGCAAATAAATACGTAATTTAGCATTAACTTTACCACATTATCATCATTGTTGTGTGATAACCTTTAATGGTTAGCTGTGTCTGTCCTCCGTTTCAGGAACGCTGagattaaaactacaaaaaatatatatacaaacatcCATTCAGTAAATTAATGTTATTGATAACATATTCAGTGTGATAGAAATATTGGATTATCCTTATGGATAGGTGATCCCTGCAGTGTTTCAATGTTCTTCGGTACTGATACAATGTTATAGAAAACGTCAGTTTTACTCCTGTTTTAAATGTACCATGTCACTCTTTTGATCAcctttttcattacatttgacTCTTAAATGTAACTACTTATCATGGTACCTTGTAGACTTCCTTAAGAGCGCTCACTTCAGTTCATGACACCTCCAAATCATGCCCACGTTCAATGAAAGTTGAACTTAAAACTGAATGTTGAGATATTGCTTTGCCGAAAAGAGTGTTTTGTTGTCGCATTTAGttcagcacagagaaaaaataacGGTCAATTACTAGCCATTTGTATTAAAGCTGTATCTACAATGTCATTCTAGAAGGAAGGAAACAATTGCTGTCATGCTGCTCCAGGCTTAACCACGTGTGATCTTTTCATTGAACTGTACATTGAGATTGATTTGAAGAGTAAATCTATCTaattatctttctttttcccagGACTCGAAAAAATTCTTCAAAAGGGCTGATCTTGCGCGGAAGGAACAAGAAGATTACTTCAGAAGATGTGGATATAAGGTTGATATCAAGTCTCCCGCAATCTCACAAAGACACATCTAAATCACTTCACTGCCTatcttcagttcagttttactTCATATTTAGTATGACAACCTAATACTGTAATAAAACTTTTTGCCAGGAAACAAAATAAGGTCAGGCATTAATGCTCAGGTGTTCATtagtgtatgtgtctgtgtttactgtgctgTTTTTCCCCAACCTGCCTCTGCTGCCTGCATCTGTAGGTTCAGAGAGAGACTCCTGAGAGCCAGGTATGGGATTGCAGTGTGAAAGTAGCTGACAGGATGCAtgataaaaggataaaaaacaaTGTGTCCCAAAAGCTTCCACTTCCTTGGCATCCTTTTTGAAAGTTCACTCACTAAAGCCAGTGAggataaaagcagaaataacatGGTGGAGACAACTTTATTTGTGAGTGCAGGTTGTTAGAAATAACCCCCTGGATGTTTTGTGAAAGCTGCTGAGATGCTGACATACACTCATCTCAGTCAGACAACTCAGTCAGTCTGTAAACATATACTAATTTGATATCAGGATATCAAATATATACAGAAATGGAAATTTTCACTCGGTCTCTGCTTACTGTGCTTGATAGAATTGGTCTGCAGTAGGTaatattgaaaatgaatttcattCATCAAATTACATTATATGAATTTACTGAACCACCTCATGCATCCAATACTCCACCATTGTTGATATTTatgctttttctgtttgttttatatgtgcAACAACCACTATGACAACTAGTCTATTTGCTGACTGGTCATGTGTTACAGCCTATTTGTAAACTCAGCACCAGTCACTTTTCAGAGAGTAAGGGAACAAGGAAAGGAAGCCACATAGTCAAAGCGGGACACAGCACCAGTGTGGATTTCAGCATGGAAACTGGActgaaatttaagaaaaaaaaaaaaaaattcttttgTCAAGCTGCACCTCTTATTTTGCACATAATCTGTGACAGCAGCTTTAATATTTAGACTGACTATGAGTTTTCCCTGGTTTTGTGTCACTAGTTTGCATTGCCTTGTAACAGCTGCTATATGGAAAAGGTTATTTCCCTTTCTACTTTGTGCAAgacttaaaatgtcaaacttatTCAGCTCTGCTCTTTGCACACATGCAGTATACATTGTCTATTTGAGCCAGggccattgtttgtttttgtcgtctgtctctgtttgaTCTTTTAGATTGTGCTGTTTAAACCACAATCTAAGAGTGCAAGGATGCATGTGCCTATGAAAGCATGATCTGGTAGCATATTTTGAGTTTctttgttgcaaaaaaaaagaataatttttGCCTGTGTTTAGGTTTTAGGTGGTGCAGCCAGAACTAAATGAAAGTTTTGAGATTAATGTAATATTCAATATGTTTGCTTTTACTGCAAAGTTATTTACTGACTTCTGCTACAAGTCACTGAATAACTTAGGTGAGATGGGAATGTAAATCAATGTACAATACATCATAATGATACACCTTCTCTTCAACCATGAGGTATCATCTAATAAGGACATTACAAATGCTTTTCATACATATCCCATTTGTATTAGTTTCATTTGCATTTGGCCAAAAACACTTTTGATCTTTTAATATCATCAAATTCTGCACCTTCAAATTACCTCCACATCCTTCCAATAACTTAGTCTATCTCACTTTCTATCTTTTTGCCCTGAAGATTGATaagaaggaggaagatgagCCATCCACCTCAGCTAATCCAGTGTTAGAACTGGAACTAACAGAAGAGAAACTGCCAATGACACTGTCTCGACAGGAGGTGAGTGAATATGTCATAATAACACTTTGTcgtaatacattttttttctatttccatATTACGTATGTGTCTTTTGCTATGTTTATGTAGGTAATTCGACGGCTTAGAGAACGAGGGGAACCAATCCGATTGTTTGGAGAGTCTGACTATGATGCCTTCCAGAGACTCAGGAAGATTGAGATTCTGACGCCAGAAGTAAACAAGGTAGGACTGAGACCGTCTGTGAGTGGAAACCAGTATCCAGATCCAGACAGAAATTCACACTGAAGTCTCTACTTTGGAAAATTGCATATCTCTATCATTCACACCTTCCTTAAAAGAGGCCTTTGACATATTTGCTTTCAGCATTACCTTTCTTTAAACTGTCACCATCAAAAGCAGATCTGTATTATTTTGTTCAACAAAACTGTTGACAAGTTCTGTGAAGTAGTGAagctgagttttattttatcccCACAGTTATTCACATGGTCCTGAGTGAGAAGAGGTGGAATTGATAGGGCTGCTATTCTGTcaagtgattttttaaaaatggttttattgTCCTAAATTTTAGACACAGCATGCTGattgacattacatttttggTCCTAATATTTGCTGCTACTTCTGTGTCTAGGGCTTGAGGAACGATCTGAAAGCTGCCATGGACAAGATCGACCAGCAGTACCTGAATGAAATTGTTGGAGGAACAGAGCCAGGAGAATTGGACACGCAGCACGACCTGAAAGTACATGAAGAAAACACCACTATAGAAGAACTGGAGGTACATTGCACTGTGCACTGTGTCAAGAAAGAGAATTGAGTCCCCAACTGTTCAATAGTTCTGTTTCAGTCATGTCAAGCTATGAAcaatttttttgatttttgtctctAATATTGAAACTTCCCCCTAGGCTCTTGGTAACACGCTGGGCACaggagatgatgatggagaCCAGGATGTTATTGACAAGTTTTTGAGGGTAAGACAAGAAAATCATGCTCAATCTTTAATCTAGAGGGAGCTGTTGGATAAGAAATGTTTACATCACTACTGTGGCTGCTATTCATGTTGTTGTTCTCTTCTGTTGATATCTGTTcttgttaaataaaatacattttaatgcaaCAAATCAAGACCAAATAATCATAATCTGTGTAGTATCTGTCACTGTTTCAATGCTTGGTAATATTCTCTTAATAGCTATGTTTCCTGTTGTATTCTAGTTTCTTCTTGGTGTTTGGGCCAAGGATCTGAACAGCAGAGAGGACCACGTGAAGCGCAGTGTCCAGGGCAAGCTGGCCAGTgcaacacactcacagacagagTCTTACCTCAAACCCCTCTTCAGGAAGCTCAGGAAGAAAGTAATATTTGTGGAGAGTAAAACAAGCTGCAAGATGTGATTTTTTGTGGTGTGAATGTTTCATTTCTAATAGTTTAAATTGCTTTATTATCTCTTTCAGAGCTTACCGGCTGACATCAAAGAGTCCATCACAGACATCATTAAATTCATGTTGGAGAGAGAATATGTCAAGGTTTGTCAAGATCCAATAACGGTGTTTTTGATCTATGCAGTCCCTTTATTATTACAAATCTACTGCTACATGTTTTAACAAATTTACATCTCTTTTATAGGCAAATGATGCCTATCTGCAGATGGCTATTGGAAATGCTCCTTGGCCTATCGGTGTGACCATGGTGGGTATCCATGCCCGTACTGGGCGAGAAAAGATTTTCTCCAAACATGTGGCCCACGTTCTCAACGATGAGACgcaaagaaaatacattcagGTAAGAACCTGACATTATTCACTACAAATGATGGGATTTCTTTTCAGGACAGTGACTCTGAACAATCTAATAGCCATTGCAAGATCCTGGCACTGACATATAATTATGATCTGTGGACATCATATACACACGTTTCACAGTTATATGTTTACACTGCGCATGGAAAAGTAATAGAATTACTAAATATTGCTGAATGCCCCATGCTCAGTGCCAAAGCATCAGATCATTTTTACGCCTCCATGCCAGCGACAGCCGTGGCCAGagacattatcattattatgagcatgatatctcaggaacaccttgagggaatttctacAAATTCAAAGAcgttcacttgaactcaaggtTGAACTGAACAGattttggtgttcaaaggtcagtgtcattgtgacctcacaaaacttgTTTCTGGCCATAACTTAAGGAACTGATGCGctattaatgacaaaaaacacttaatacctcttattaaattccttcaaagtctcatctacatatattatataagtGTAGACAGACATAGATGTAAACTAAGACTTGCCTGACTGGCAGGTGCATACAACTGCATGGCAGTAATTACAGTTTTCTCATCATTTAAATTTAGGAAATGCCATATTCAGGCTACTGTGAATTTTTCATGACAAATATTAATATGTTCTTACTTAAGTAATGTGCGCTATTTTTATAACCTCTTTTGCTTTTCATGGAAGCGTTCCATTTGGCTCTCATATTGGCTCTTACTGTAACAAAATTGTATGACTGGGATTAATTGAGGACAATTCCTATGGTGAACCCTAGTCACAGTACGGGACGAAATTCTACTTCATCACCATACCTGCATAAATTAGCGTTTGCCgtatgttaatgtgttttaaacaaACTGCTCAGGTTTATGGACAAGGCCAGGTTGGAGGTTAGTGGATGGTCATATACAGTGTACATCAGTGTATCTCCTGAAACACTGTAATCATGACATATACAGATTAGCAAATGTTCATATGTCTAAAGAAGGTCTATTCCCCATGTTTGTGAATGTTTCCATCTCTGCCAACAACAATTTAGCAACATTTGATGAATTGGCTTAACATTTACATCATCCTATCTCTGTCTGTAAAATGAATTCAAGTGGAGTAAAATTGGTATATAGCTgaccatattttacacttttcaatgacagcagaatttttttgtcttgtttttatttttcttactaCAGGGACTGAAGAGGCTAATGACTATCTGCCAGAAACACTTCACGACTGATCCATCAAAGTGTGTGGAGTACAATGCTCTTTAACTTAAAATTTCACTGTAATCTATGCCATGGCTGTCAGGTCCATCGTATCACTATCCAAAATGGGAATTTTTCAAAGCAGCTCAGTCATGGGTTCTGGCATGACCGAGGTGGTGTTGTGGCAGACATGTCTCCAAACATTGTATACCAGAGGCCTTCAAGTACACATGTATTTCACAGGAAAAATGCATAATTTAAATAGAATTGGGGTAAGACTAGTTGTCTGGAGTCTGAATTTTGCGAACTTagaagtcaaataaaaatatctcCGATTTAGCCGGAGAACGCTTAACAGCCCGCCCTTGATTTTCATTAGACTTGTCTTTGTGAGCTGATGCACCTGTCATGCCATTAATACTCACCAGTCTCAGTCCTTCTGagaacatttatgtttattgatGCTCAGAGGAGGCAAAACCATTTCTGCAGGAATATTAAAAAGCAAAAGggttaaactttatttactgctCTTGGTGTAGGCTGTAAAATGATATTCCTTTTAATATTGGCTTACATGCgtttttcaaacaaatatttttgatgaTGTTGCAAGCAAAGTGTCATTTGTGAAGCAAAATCCAGTAGTGTAAGTTTTATTACACCCGAGATGTTAGCGCTCTTTACACTATTGGCATAACCACTGCAAAGTCagttttatgtgtatgtttgagttGTCATGTTTTCAGCAGATAATGAAACCAatcagtgtgtctctgtacagtgagaaaataaagtgttgttttattaaacCAACAACAATCCTGATGATTGTTAATTTTTATGCAGACTGAAGAGTTAATTTTCCCTTTCAAGATAAATTTTATTCCATAATTGTAAAGATTTGCTCTCTTAGCAGCTGGACTGCTGAATGGAACTATTTTTAGCCACcatagtgtttttttccccccctgaATATGTGTCTGTTGTGAATGTGTTCTTATAAAGGACCCTCCTCAGCAAATGTGCCACGACATGCTTCAGTAAAATTTTTGATTGCCCACTGTGTGACTTAAGAATTCATTAAGAACGTACTAGTCAGATGAAAATAACCAATTAAGGAATCATTGTGCTATTATGTGCTCTGCTGGATAGCAATTCAGAAAAACAACTAGATTTGCAACAACTCATTGCTAATGGAAACCTTTCAGTAGTTTGCTAAGATGGTAACATCCAGCATCACACACTGACCTTACTACTCTGAGTAACCATGGTGATCTAATCTGTTCCTTGTGGTTATAGTGTGTTCTCGGCTGCCTGAACCTACGTCACCACAGTTTCAGTCTGCCAGCTCTGAGCACGTCACTGCTTGAGACTCAGCTGGACAGGTTGACAGTTGGCAGTACAAATACTGTGAATTAGCACAGGATATTCCTCCTACAACTAGTCCACAATAAAGAAGACAGttttcttttagcagtgtgcaGAAACCTTTTGAGCTCCAGAGCATGAAATAACCAGATCAAAAGCCAGTACACTTGTCCGCCCATGGAAGCGCTACTCTGTCCTTGAGATGAAGTAAGCTGAATATTTTGGCTTCTGCCCAGTCTAATCTGTTGTGTCGCTGTCAGCTGTGTCGTTTGCTTAGCCAAGGCCTTGAAATGGTTCAAAATATTTGCAGTGTATTCTAAATTAACAAGAGACTTCCTTGTGTGTTATCATACCAGGAGGTTTGTGTGAGCTGTGTTATCTCCCTGACCAACACAAAGGAGATTTATTTTAGGTGGACATCCCAGTACAAAAGGAACTAAATTTCATTTGTAAACATAGTGAAACTACACAATTCCCTTTTAGATCATTACGATTACTCAGGTGCATATAGCAGAACAGTTTTGGAGGAGGAattgtgtgaatgagtgaaacCATCAGCACAACAGTGTTTGATGAGACGGGGAATTAGAAACCCATCGTATGACTTAGGCAGATGTCAGACTGATCACTCCAAAACACGTGAGGACATGCCTGGCTTAGGACAGTGGTGGAGGAATTGTGCAGGAAGGATATTTTGGGTGAGCAGATGAGGAAATGGCTTGCTGAGAAGAAAATGGGACTATAAAGAGGCATTGCATTTAGGATACGCtgcagtttttgtgtgtataagGTCATAACAAGTACCACTGGATGTCTCCCCTGTTTTCAGAATGTACTGTCTGATCAGTGTTTTAAGAGTTTGAAGGGAAGCTACCAGTTGGACTTCTTGCTCCTAGCATTGATACATTTTGTATCAGAGTTAGCTGATGTGCTTCTGTGACACTCTCTGCCCTCTGTGAATTTCTCCGTTCAATCTCAAAACTCAAAGCTCTGATTCATGTTTAGTCGCTGCCTCTGTCTCTTGATTGTCCTCTTCATTCCACTTCAGCTTGTCCAGACCATTCAAAGATGTTGTTGAAGTCTGCAAACAACGCGGCCTCATCCCATTCTCTTGGCAGTGAGACCCTGTATGTGGAAATGCTGGTTTAATACCGCTTGAACTCCCTGACAACAATGAGGGTTTGTCTTCATTATGTGGGGGCctaacttttctttctctctcactctctaatGACCTCAGATCTATGCACAGCCCCATTAATGGCTGTAAGATGTGGGcaagctgattaaaaaaaaaccctctctaTGCTCCTTTTGTTCAGGCGTAGGATGGTGTTAGAGCAGGACGTGTCAGAGATCCACTAAGTGTCATTAACACATTCAAATCCAGAGGCTTCGTGGACGGATTAACTCCATAGCCCTTGTGTAACTGCATATATTAGCACGCTAATGTGAAAAAGCAGAAGTGTTGCTTAGATGCTTAATTGTTGAGTAGTGAATTAGTTCATGTTCAGGAAGTACTTGAGGTGGGTGAGATACTTTTTGAATAATCTCACTGTAGGTAAAAATCTACCCATAAAGGTACAGAGACATTATTTAATCAGGTTATGGATGTTTCATGCATGCAGAACAAATGGATGCAGACCATATATTTACCATGCTGTGCTTTCAACTCATTTCTGCATTtagataaaaacaacagtttagtTCCATAAATTGATCGTCAAGAGCACCAACATGGAATATTTCAGCTCATCATTTTTGTTGATCATTCCCCATTAATTTCCATGGAAATGCTTTGTCTGTGGATGGGCCAGCTTGTAGGTTTTCAACTGTAATTAgagcttcatttcttttttcacctGGATTAGCTGGACGGTATGATCGTTGCCAGGCACCTGGGTAGAGGTGGAAACCAATTACCGGTGGAGGCATAGTGTATCACACCAATatgtctccccctctctctttcttccttcttctctttctctctctctctctgtctgtgcgtgtttgtgtttctcttctccATTTCTCCCTGGATCCCATGCAATTTAAATGGATTTATGGATTCATGCACTCTTTGTTCATAGTCGCAAACATAGAGGCAAATACGTCATATGAACTTCCCTGTCAGTCTCCTTTGAAGTCTTTGGCATATATCAGAAGTCACTTGGGTAAATTGATGTCATCACCACCTTCAAAAGTGCTCATTTTATTAGCAGGGCTCAAATGGGGCTTAAAGGTCAGAGCACtagttaaaatgttaaatcGTATAATGAATGTAATGCATTGGGGTCGTTTGGCAGTGGCAGCtgacaagaggaaaaaataatgGGGAATATTCCGATGGGAGAATATGACACCAAATGCTATTCATAGCGTCCATTTATTCAGCTCCTTTATTTGTTGTTCCTTTGTGAAGTATGTGTAAAAGGAGCCCATACCACCTGGGTAGGACAGGTGTAGCGGGGTCACTTGTGCATCACAGTGCAgattataaacaaacaaaaacattagcaaaatgaaatatgaaaaaacgtgAACAATATTTCTGCATTATCATCTCTGTTCTGCTATACTTTCAGTGTGCAATTACAATCCAccgtcagcagcagcaccacagaaATGCATCCTTTCATATCAATTGGCCCTGTCCTCTGAGGAGCCATCACCATGGTGAAGTGTCTTCTTGGCCACTGCTTCCCTTTTGTCTCAGATAGGACATGAgtggagagaagaaaggaaaaggaaagataCACTCAATTGAAACTGAAATGCGAGGCACAGAGGGATATAGGAGGGATGAATGTGAGGCTTCCTACAAGCTGATGTGATTTGCGGAAACATTTGCCAGCGTCCCCCTGTCCTCTggcttttctcttcatcttttgcCAGAAACTTTAGAGTGACTCTGTTAACTCTCCTCATCCAATGAGATTTGTCAAGATCTGCGTTTTACAACACTTGTCATCCCATCCCAAATGGAATTTTGTTGTTGGAAAATAGCAATAATCAGTCCTTTGGGACAatacagaatgtgtgtgtgtgtgtgtgtgtgtgtgtgtgtgtgtgtgtgtgtgtgtgtgtgtgtgtgtgtgtgtttgagagagagagagagagaatcgaCCCCTCTTGTTTTAGCAACAGTAAATCAATAGTTACTCTGAGTAAAACCAAAGCGCACCGTCCATCCCCTGCAGTTTGCTGTTGAGTATTTTAGTGGACTTAAGAAAAGATGCCTACGCCTAGTTTTCCACTGGCTTTCTGAAGTCCTGGCACTTCtacaaatatgaatatataatatgaatatgaacatatatatatatatatatatatatatatatatatatatatatatatatatatatatatatatatatatatgaatatttacaaCTTTTAATTTATGTGGACAAATTGCCTATGTGTTAAATTGCCATAGCTATTTGAGCTACCTGGCTTTCCATACAGGGCGCACACCTTATTTCAGattagaagagacagagagagagagagagacagagacagagacagagacagagacagagacagagacagagagggagagagagggagagagagggagagtccAGCGTGCTGCAACAACTCAACTTGCAGTGGAGGGAGCGTAGAGGACGCATGTGGCAAGTCGCagctggtctgtgtgtgtgtgtgtgtgtgtgtgtgtgtgtgtgtgtgtgtgtgtgtgtgtgtgttgtgtgtgtgtgtgtgtgtgtgtctgtgtgtgtgcatggatgtAAACCCTGCTGCTCTTTCAGTGAACGCatagatgagatgagaggacGTTCGGCTGGTTGAGACGGGAGAACACAGCTGGCACACATCTTCTGGCACACTCACAGTATCATTCCTGCTCGACGGATGGACGGGCTGCAGGCGGAAAATGCTGGAGTTGGCGGCATCGGGGAGAACGCGGAGGAAAAGTACCGCGCTCTCGCCTATGACACTGCTCTGAGCACTTTGGTGGCAGTGGCGGTGTACGTGTTGGTGAAAGTGAGCCTGGACGGTATCAGACAGTGGCGGGCCAGAATCTCGGTGCTCATCGTGGGTTCGGGACCCGTGGGGCTGACGGCCGCGCTGGTCGCTGTCCGCTCCGGGAAGGTCCTGAAACTGACCGTGCTGGACGAGAGGTACCGGACTGCTCTGCTCTGCCGGCCCCAGCAGATCGCCCTGGATCCCCGCAGTGTGAAGTTTCTGCTGGGACTCGGGGTGGACTTTGATAACATGGAGGGCTGCTGGCACAACGAACATTTCTTCACCAGGATAGGCGTGTTTCAGGAGTACCTGCTGAGCATCCTGgagcagaagaaacagaagGTGGACGTCAAGGTGCAACTCGGAACCAAGGTACAGCCTCTTCACTGATTCCTGCTTACGGTGTTTCAAAACATTAACAATCACCTATTGGTCTGTATGTAACGTGTTACACTAGCACCTCAATATTTTGAACAGTCTGCAATAATACAAAGGTAAAGACTCAGAATAATCCTCATGTTCTACTCGCACAACCAGGGTGTATATCCCGTCTTATACAACTTACTTCTCTTATGCAAAGGTATGAATAATACATAGATGCCACTGATCTGGAAATAATGTGTGATGACTTcgtagagaggagagagactctCTCACTACCTCATCTTGTAATGACTGTGCCTTCATGATCTGTCAATTTAAATACAGTCAATGATCAGAACCACATCCAGCGGCCATAGACAAGAGGCTGGTGTACGCCTCCACTCCAGCAGGGGTCTGACAGCTATCAGCAGTGATGGTGACAGAGATGTCTGTTCCTGTGTCCAATCAGAGGTCCCAGTCTCCTCGGGCTCTTGGGTGAACCTGAACAAGGCTGCTGCCTGAGACTGTAGCTAACTCCTTTCTTTTCTGGCATTTAAagagcttttttgtttttttgtattcagCATGAGCCACATTGCCCTTAAAGCAgcctgaaacacagacaacaaattTATCTTCACAGAATTTTACACTCATTTCCTTATTTGTTTTCCGTTTATACCTCAGGAGCAACACATTCAACACTTGACTTTTCTGTATATCTATTTTCTCATCTGCAACAGACACACTGTAGATGTACTATCCTACAATTCTCCCAAAGCTTCTCCACACACAACATTG from Seriola aureovittata isolate HTS-2021-v1 ecotype China chromosome 10, ASM2101889v1, whole genome shotgun sequence encodes:
- the prpf18 gene encoding pre-mRNA-splicing factor 18 isoform X1, producing MDILKAEIARKRKLIEEKQLVDDSKKFFKRADLARKEQEDYFRRCGYKVQRETPESQIDKKEEDEPSTSANPVLELELTEEKLPMTLSRQEVIRRLRERGEPIRLFGESDYDAFQRLRKIEILTPEVNKGLRNDLKAAMDKIDQQYLNEIVGGTEPGELDTQHDLKVHEENTTIEELEALGNTLGTGDDDGDQDVIDKFLRFLLGVWAKDLNSREDHVKRSVQGKLASATHSQTESYLKPLFRKLRKKSLPADIKESITDIIKFMLEREYVKANDAYLQMAIGNAPWPIGVTMVGIHARTGREKIFSKHVAHVLNDETQRKYIQGLKRLMTICQKHFTTDPSKCVEYNAL
- the prpf18 gene encoding pre-mRNA-splicing factor 18 isoform X2, whose translation is MDILKAEIARKRKLIEEKQLVDDSKKFFKRADLARKEQEDYFRRCGYKIDKKEEDEPSTSANPVLELELTEEKLPMTLSRQEVIRRLRERGEPIRLFGESDYDAFQRLRKIEILTPEVNKGLRNDLKAAMDKIDQQYLNEIVGGTEPGELDTQHDLKVHEENTTIEELEALGNTLGTGDDDGDQDVIDKFLRFLLGVWAKDLNSREDHVKRSVQGKLASATHSQTESYLKPLFRKLRKKSLPADIKESITDIIKFMLEREYVKANDAYLQMAIGNAPWPIGVTMVGIHARTGREKIFSKHVAHVLNDETQRKYIQGLKRLMTICQKHFTTDPSKCVEYNAL